Proteins encoded together in one Variovorax paradoxus EPS window:
- a CDS encoding PLxRFG domain-containing protein, with amino-acid sequence MSDTDWEKGDLRPPSTSATDWEKGELKPPSSRSALAVANDTVIEAANAAAGGVSAAANFVKPGNAISKFIDDKIIKAGEESQSDVVKASKKKFRDDVEGADGVGGELKAVGSYVLENPVLSAAQAAGSFVGPGAAIKGAGAAARAVGAGAKAVERAGLAGSAAAGGAMAGGDAAGTAYDLASKAGATDEQATAAGRQASVIPAIVGGAGSLVGAERLVAGAKGFGGSALARAGKTAAVEAAQEGFEEGITQYEGQRAAVPFDPTIDPTKGVAAAAGMGAALGGITGGGVSLLTGGHGGAEAPAPVAAPLLLRNEPDPLVGFPDGTIGRRSEIDAYLASLPEDQRAAARARMMGLAPEAVAPAPASVPAAAEDARRSAITRLNELNQQERGEPAVAQVAPPDGAAALAQQRTAEEAARQAEIEASRAVTGPDDEILQSIGATDAAPMLPSQRMGLDPAAGPLSSAAVVAVDSGASQQLVAQAALQQAAEEAKEQGDTEQVGLDFSAERPGREQLVEAHAADLRERLDFLQQQGRAGGWDARLIAERDRVQAELDALAPAVAASAPAPTSVTEGVAQARARRGASKGTAPAPATVPARGAAVPSDAVAARPSAWRTNPLQARKVAKSLGIDAGGLRTPQIVAAIDSRDAQVQTQPQGGEDVAAARGVRVADDGARSPAGAAPNTAGRPARDTQPDGATAARGADTGGAVSPVLEAVPDAARASERQPPLSENAAPAAAVDAAAHEAATSPLNATPEPTPAQKDAGNYKLGHLSGADVQGLRISIENPQGSTRSGTSPDGVEWSNTMAAHYGYVKGTEAADGDHVDVFVGPHAATAPTVYVVDQVNADGSYDEAKALFGFNTEAEAVAAYRGSYDADWKVGPITAMSVDEFKAGLAAGRFKNALSPSLQPAARSARGVLAKMQKAKVQREAKAASSPPPVQNGKSFGELYHGTPLPFERFDADRLGQMGSGEDHQGRAVYLTSDRTGYARFFARNAVAKRANKDASLSEEQREALYDSDGVILRVRLSPKARIYDMRAGEQPADLQRLFEAANSEKAAGEEFRRRLMDMGYDGVAFNEPVAPEGWQTDPNATTVAVYRTELAQVQGSEAPTRSTESDAPPASAETAPRDDRIVDFGEKIGGARKDRAEKTGTRASAAPKDDRPAWARRFEVSQIAKSRNPAEEGRWVIRDKRSLDFMKQPRQVGRDNFATREAAEAAIPLAAVSLKHRAVPMRDGNFEIWRDVTDRKRVKVVDQAFESREAALRYMAENAQAIIETNTTFGEADLPRPASEQRVGVERRTGDVKDGDFGGTFGFRGVEFGNWNNQVDRQQLLNDAYDGLLDLAEVMGIPPRAISLDGELALAFGARGSGLSGARAHYEPAKAVINLTKMNGAGSLAHEWFHAMDHYFGRQDGKSSTEWVTDKDGTRSLKVGPAFEGEAASGGLRGERSGVRAEVREAYDGLMRTIAKKSEHYVEDTANADRFVARAREGVQHRLADIRAGLAQALDARYFKRNNKPATSEQLAEFDTVTQQILDGVALDLRLGEKTGKSRGVLAGVRWTNDALEKISAIMKAARGRNGFGADGNGPLDKLRSDMQLYSARLKMLAEAQQGSEKTRMVPTQFVMDAKELDQGRGTDYWTTPHEMAARAFQGYVEDKITERGGASPFLNFGPENVAIPTPWGFKRPFPHGAERVAINKALDRLVDVIQAREGEGGNVALFRRSEDGLAGLTPAVANAMRALSRPSYSPEARMQAVTGVQKTVDAIRAAWGNGPDVVVAFDMGDPVVPAAARRADLKQRSGGARGAPEGFYYRGKAYLMASRLASAEDAARVLFHEVLGHHGLRGHFGKRLDGVLNQIATMRRSDVDAKIKEYGLRGVNKLDRRAAAEEVLAEMAQRTPELHFVRRAVAAIRAWLREHVPGFRGLRLTDDEIIRNFILPARQFVERGASAAAPDAGPSFSRAEDAAAPQRQASTFAEARAAAKAFQGTPLLNTETGMQAVVSRNSLDKMLSAKAVGKSASPAAHSLAVANLDALFERAVLGWSKPDREGNSNISAVHRFFVPMTRNGRELLVKLTVKETAIERDPNPLYTVEAVEFNEKSPAAQWVAASADADGINLTSIRSAGEVLSLAEQIERGNAAGGEGDDADIMFSRSKVAGYARTATAELNKTFSAPGTLSWWHKTVGTMYNLAERSPAFKSVFDAAQGFVDDVSFFANDAAELAPKLLPKLETWRDIKKSPVAAADNRAIAKPVFEGTLTWARDEQGKAVPVQSLIDAAAGLTSEQKAQRLLRNGHLDERMLKAWQGMPLESYEKAVGTRFESRMLQPGVVWSDAELRSMFNLNDGQVELYREFRNATDRSLDTMARADMLRFAGDDAKGLRGIVMDAPDAQTAAVLIRDHLVQLAGDQPDRATLLLNTANGIIDRADKVRDLQARGYAPLSRFGRFTVDAVNAAGERQYFGLFETAREANTMAARMREEFGETGVSQGTLSEEAFKMFAGVTPETLELFGNALGLDSTGDSAQDKAFQDYLRLTKTNRSAMRRLIHRKGIAGFSEEVGRVLATFVYSNARQTAAGLHMGDLGEAVTAIPKEQGELKDAAVRLAEYVKNPQEEAQAVRGLLFAQYLGGSIASALVNALQPVQVTFPWLSQYGGAKAAAAQIGRAAKNLAARRKNYEPDLAAALKRAEAEGVVAPQEVHQLMAQARGAGSLRSGDGTRGGDLRALGQNALSRVSLAWGKVFGAAEQLNRRITFIAAYRTAKAQGIADPAGFARQAITETQFLYSKANKMEWGRGAVGGTLMTFKTYSVAYLELLHRMYTQGGPEGKRAALLALGMLMLMGGAGGLPFAEDLEDAADGLAQMMGYNFSSKKARQEFLESMLPRGIAQFIDKGVSGLPGAPLDVSGRLGMGNLIPGTGLLLEKTSHARDVLEIAGPAGDFASRILSGGRSVLTGDVGAGVLEMSPAAVRNAAKGADMAATGMYRDAKGYKVLDTNSLEAAMKAIGFQPGSVATIQEANRINQGAKAFYNLRAQEIRALWAQGIFESDPKKVQSARDQVATWNEKNPEQPMLVRIPDVMRRVREMRKTKDERIADTAPQAMRTRLREDSARARTAIGLE; translated from the coding sequence ATGAGCGATACCGACTGGGAAAAGGGCGACCTCCGCCCGCCAAGCACTTCAGCAACGGACTGGGAGAAGGGCGAACTCAAACCGCCTTCGAGTCGCAGTGCCCTCGCCGTCGCCAACGACACGGTGATCGAGGCCGCCAACGCGGCAGCCGGCGGCGTCTCTGCCGCTGCGAACTTCGTGAAGCCCGGCAATGCCATCTCGAAGTTCATCGACGACAAGATCATCAAGGCCGGCGAGGAATCGCAGAGCGACGTGGTCAAGGCATCGAAGAAGAAGTTCCGCGACGACGTTGAAGGCGCCGATGGAGTCGGCGGCGAGCTGAAGGCAGTCGGCAGCTATGTGCTGGAGAACCCCGTCCTGTCAGCGGCTCAGGCAGCGGGCTCTTTCGTTGGCCCAGGAGCCGCGATCAAGGGCGCTGGTGCGGCCGCGCGCGCCGTCGGCGCTGGCGCCAAGGCAGTGGAGCGCGCTGGCCTCGCCGGCAGTGCTGCAGCAGGTGGCGCGATGGCTGGTGGCGATGCCGCTGGTACTGCCTACGATCTCGCATCGAAGGCGGGAGCCACCGACGAACAAGCAACTGCCGCGGGCCGGCAGGCCAGCGTCATCCCGGCAATCGTGGGCGGCGCGGGCAGCTTGGTCGGTGCTGAACGCCTGGTCGCCGGCGCCAAGGGCTTCGGCGGCAGTGCCCTCGCTCGCGCGGGCAAGACGGCGGCCGTTGAGGCCGCACAGGAAGGCTTTGAAGAAGGCATCACGCAGTACGAGGGCCAGCGCGCCGCGGTGCCGTTCGATCCCACCATCGACCCAACGAAGGGGGTGGCCGCCGCGGCCGGCATGGGCGCCGCGCTGGGCGGCATCACCGGCGGCGGCGTCTCATTGCTGACAGGCGGGCACGGAGGCGCCGAGGCGCCTGCTCCGGTTGCCGCACCGCTGTTGCTCAGAAACGAGCCCGACCCACTGGTGGGTTTCCCGGACGGCACGATAGGCCGTCGATCCGAGATCGACGCCTATCTGGCGAGCCTTCCCGAAGACCAACGCGCTGCGGCCCGCGCTCGCATGATGGGCCTGGCGCCCGAGGCGGTTGCACCTGCACCAGCGTCCGTCCCTGCGGCCGCAGAGGATGCGCGCCGCAGTGCCATCACCCGACTCAACGAACTGAACCAGCAGGAGCGCGGCGAGCCCGCGGTGGCGCAGGTAGCTCCGCCCGATGGCGCGGCCGCGCTGGCGCAGCAGCGCACTGCGGAGGAGGCGGCACGTCAGGCCGAGATCGAAGCATCGCGCGCCGTGACTGGACCCGATGACGAGATCCTGCAATCCATCGGTGCAACCGATGCCGCTCCCATGCTGCCTTCGCAGCGCATGGGCCTTGACCCGGCGGCCGGCCCGCTGTCGTCCGCTGCAGTGGTCGCGGTGGACAGCGGCGCATCGCAGCAACTGGTCGCGCAGGCCGCGCTCCAGCAGGCAGCCGAGGAGGCGAAGGAACAGGGCGACACCGAGCAGGTGGGCCTCGACTTCTCCGCCGAGCGACCGGGCCGCGAGCAGCTCGTCGAAGCGCACGCAGCTGATCTGAGGGAGCGCCTGGACTTTTTGCAGCAGCAAGGGCGCGCCGGCGGCTGGGATGCGCGGCTCATCGCAGAACGTGACCGCGTGCAGGCAGAGCTGGACGCGCTGGCGCCCGCAGTAGCGGCATCAGCGCCCGCACCCACAAGCGTGACGGAAGGTGTTGCGCAGGCCCGCGCGCGCCGCGGCGCATCGAAGGGGACGGCACCTGCGCCCGCCACCGTGCCGGCGCGGGGTGCCGCCGTGCCATCCGACGCTGTAGCCGCGCGGCCGAGCGCCTGGCGCACGAACCCTCTGCAGGCGCGCAAGGTCGCGAAGTCGCTGGGCATCGACGCCGGCGGCCTGCGCACGCCGCAAATCGTGGCGGCCATCGATTCGCGCGACGCACAGGTCCAAACGCAACCCCAAGGAGGTGAAGATGTTGCAGCCGCACGTGGTGTTCGGGTGGCAGATGACGGCGCACGCAGCCCTGCTGGTGCTGCGCCGAACACGGCAGGCCGGCCGGCACGAGACACGCAGCCTGATGGAGCTACTGCCGCGCGAGGCGCCGATACCGGCGGAGCCGTTTCCCCTGTGCTCGAAGCTGTACCTGATGCAGCTCGCGCCAGCGAGCGCCAGCCTCCACTGAGCGAGAACGCTGCGCCCGCGGCCGCTGTGGATGCCGCAGCGCACGAGGCCGCGACGAGCCCGCTGAACGCGACTCCAGAGCCGACGCCCGCGCAGAAGGACGCCGGCAACTACAAGCTCGGTCACCTGTCCGGCGCAGACGTGCAGGGCCTGCGGATCAGCATCGAAAACCCGCAGGGCAGTACGCGCAGCGGCACCTCGCCGGACGGCGTGGAGTGGAGCAACACGATGGCCGCGCATTACGGCTATGTGAAGGGAACCGAGGCCGCCGACGGCGACCACGTCGACGTGTTCGTCGGCCCGCACGCTGCCACTGCGCCAACGGTCTACGTGGTGGACCAGGTCAACGCGGATGGCTCCTACGACGAGGCGAAGGCCCTGTTCGGCTTCAACACGGAGGCCGAGGCTGTGGCCGCCTACCGCGGCAGCTATGACGCTGACTGGAAGGTGGGGCCGATCACCGCCATGTCGGTGGATGAGTTCAAGGCTGGCTTGGCGGCGGGGCGCTTCAAGAACGCGCTGTCGCCGAGCTTGCAGCCGGCCGCCAGGTCAGCCCGTGGGGTGCTGGCCAAGATGCAGAAGGCCAAGGTTCAGCGCGAGGCGAAGGCCGCGTCTTCTCCTCCGCCTGTACAAAACGGAAAGTCGTTCGGTGAGCTCTACCACGGCACGCCGCTGCCGTTCGAGAGGTTCGACGCTGACCGCCTCGGGCAGATGGGATCGGGTGAGGACCACCAGGGGCGCGCGGTCTACCTGACTTCCGACCGCACCGGCTATGCCCGCTTCTTCGCGCGCAATGCCGTGGCGAAGCGGGCAAACAAGGACGCGAGCCTTTCCGAGGAACAGCGCGAAGCGCTGTACGACAGCGACGGCGTGATCCTGCGCGTGCGGCTTTCGCCGAAGGCCCGGATCTATGACATGCGCGCCGGGGAGCAACCTGCCGATCTGCAGCGCCTCTTCGAGGCCGCGAATTCGGAGAAGGCTGCCGGGGAGGAGTTTCGCAGGCGGCTGATGGACATGGGATATGACGGCGTGGCGTTCAACGAGCCGGTGGCGCCTGAAGGCTGGCAGACCGACCCGAACGCGACTACGGTGGCCGTCTACCGGACTGAACTGGCACAGGTGCAGGGAAGTGAGGCCCCAACCCGATCTACAGAATCCGACGCGCCTCCAGCTTCGGCCGAGACCGCGCCACGGGATGATCGGATCGTGGACTTCGGCGAGAAGATCGGCGGCGCCCGAAAGGACCGCGCCGAGAAGACCGGGACGCGCGCATCGGCCGCGCCGAAGGATGACCGGCCCGCCTGGGCTCGTCGATTTGAGGTGTCGCAGATCGCGAAGAGCCGGAACCCTGCCGAAGAGGGGCGCTGGGTCATCCGCGACAAGCGCTCGCTGGACTTCATGAAGCAACCCCGGCAGGTGGGGCGCGACAACTTCGCCACGCGCGAAGCGGCGGAAGCGGCCATTCCCCTGGCGGCCGTCAGTCTTAAGCACCGGGCGGTGCCGATGCGCGACGGCAATTTCGAGATCTGGCGCGATGTGACCGACCGCAAGCGCGTGAAGGTGGTCGACCAGGCCTTCGAGAGTCGCGAGGCTGCGCTGCGCTACATGGCGGAGAACGCTCAGGCCATCATCGAGACGAACACCACTTTCGGCGAGGCCGACCTGCCGCGGCCGGCCAGCGAGCAGCGTGTCGGCGTGGAGCGCCGCACGGGCGACGTGAAGGATGGTGACTTCGGCGGCACCTTCGGCTTCCGCGGCGTGGAGTTCGGCAACTGGAACAACCAGGTCGACCGTCAGCAGCTGCTGAACGATGCCTACGACGGCCTGCTGGACCTGGCCGAGGTCATGGGCATTCCGCCGCGGGCCATCAGTCTCGACGGCGAGTTGGCCCTGGCGTTCGGCGCCCGGGGTAGCGGGCTGAGCGGCGCACGCGCACATTACGAACCCGCGAAGGCGGTCATCAACCTGACGAAGATGAACGGCGCCGGCTCGCTCGCGCACGAGTGGTTCCATGCCATGGACCACTACTTCGGCCGCCAGGACGGCAAGTCCTCGACCGAGTGGGTGACGGACAAGGACGGCACGCGCTCTTTGAAGGTCGGACCCGCGTTCGAGGGCGAAGCAGCGAGCGGCGGCCTGCGCGGCGAGCGCTCAGGTGTGCGTGCGGAGGTGCGTGAGGCCTATGACGGCCTGATGCGGACCATCGCAAAGAAGTCCGAGCACTACGTGGAAGATACGGCGAACGCCGACCGATTCGTGGCGCGAGCGCGCGAGGGTGTGCAGCACCGGCTTGCGGACATCCGCGCGGGCCTGGCTCAGGCACTCGATGCGCGCTACTTCAAGCGCAACAACAAGCCAGCCACGTCCGAGCAGCTTGCCGAGTTCGACACGGTGACGCAGCAGATCCTCGACGGCGTTGCGCTCGACCTGCGCCTCGGGGAGAAGACCGGGAAGTCCCGCGGCGTGCTGGCCGGCGTGCGCTGGACCAACGATGCGCTCGAGAAGATCAGCGCGATCATGAAGGCCGCGCGAGGGCGCAACGGCTTCGGCGCCGACGGTAACGGCCCGCTGGACAAGCTGCGCAGTGACATGCAGCTGTACAGCGCCCGGCTCAAGATGTTGGCCGAAGCGCAGCAGGGCAGCGAGAAGACCCGCATGGTGCCCACCCAGTTCGTGATGGACGCGAAGGAGCTGGATCAGGGGCGGGGCACCGACTACTGGACGACGCCGCACGAGATGGCCGCGCGGGCCTTCCAGGGCTACGTCGAAGACAAGATTACTGAACGCGGCGGCGCGAGCCCGTTCCTCAACTTCGGCCCCGAGAACGTCGCCATCCCGACGCCGTGGGGCTTCAAGCGACCCTTCCCGCACGGCGCAGAGCGTGTCGCCATCAACAAGGCGCTGGACAGGCTCGTGGACGTCATTCAGGCCCGAGAAGGTGAGGGCGGGAACGTGGCACTGTTCCGTCGCTCGGAAGACGGCTTGGCAGGCCTGACGCCTGCAGTCGCGAACGCGATGCGCGCACTCAGCCGGCCGTCCTACTCTCCGGAGGCCCGCATGCAAGCAGTCACCGGCGTGCAGAAGACCGTGGACGCCATTCGGGCTGCTTGGGGCAACGGGCCTGACGTCGTCGTCGCATTCGACATGGGAGACCCTGTAGTGCCGGCCGCCGCGCGGCGCGCCGACCTGAAGCAGCGCAGCGGCGGCGCACGCGGCGCGCCGGAGGGCTTCTACTATCGCGGCAAGGCCTACCTGATGGCGTCTCGACTGGCGAGCGCCGAGGACGCCGCCCGCGTGCTTTTTCACGAGGTGCTGGGTCACCACGGGCTGCGCGGCCACTTCGGCAAGCGGCTCGACGGCGTGCTCAACCAGATCGCGACGATGCGGCGCTCGGACGTCGATGCCAAGATCAAGGAGTACGGCCTGCGCGGGGTGAACAAGCTTGACCGCCGCGCGGCCGCCGAGGAGGTGCTGGCCGAAATGGCACAGCGCACGCCCGAGTTGCACTTCGTGCGGCGCGCTGTGGCGGCGATCCGCGCCTGGTTGCGCGAGCACGTGCCGGGCTTCCGCGGTCTGCGCCTGACCGACGACGAGATCATCCGCAACTTCATCCTGCCGGCGCGCCAGTTCGTTGAGCGTGGAGCCAGCGCGGCCGCGCCGGACGCCGGGCCGAGCTTCAGCCGCGCGGAGGACGCCGCGGCGCCGCAGCGCCAGGCATCGACCTTTGCTGAAGCTCGAGCAGCGGCCAAGGCGTTCCAGGGCACGCCCTTGCTGAACACCGAAACCGGCATGCAGGCGGTCGTGTCGCGCAACTCGTTGGACAAGATGCTCAGCGCGAAGGCAGTGGGGAAGTCGGCCAGCCCGGCGGCACATTCGCTGGCGGTCGCGAACCTCGACGCGCTGTTCGAGCGCGCGGTGCTGGGGTGGAGCAAGCCTGATCGGGAAGGGAACTCCAACATCAGCGCGGTGCATCGCTTCTTCGTTCCGATGACGCGGAACGGGCGCGAACTGCTGGTGAAGCTGACGGTGAAGGAAACCGCCATCGAGCGTGATCCGAACCCGCTCTACACCGTTGAAGCTGTTGAATTCAACGAAAAATCCCCTGCAGCTCAGTGGGTCGCCGCATCTGCCGATGCCGATGGCATCAACCTGACTTCGATCCGCTCTGCAGGGGAAGTACTCAGTTTAGCGGAACAGATCGAGCGCGGCAACGCGGCCGGCGGTGAGGGGGATGACGCCGACATCATGTTCAGCCGCTCGAAGGTGGCGGGTTACGCGCGCACGGCCACGGCTGAACTGAACAAGACCTTCAGCGCGCCCGGCACGCTGTCCTGGTGGCACAAGACTGTGGGCACGATGTACAACCTCGCCGAGCGCTCGCCCGCTTTCAAATCGGTGTTCGACGCCGCTCAGGGCTTCGTGGACGACGTGAGCTTCTTTGCAAACGACGCTGCCGAGCTGGCGCCCAAGTTGCTGCCGAAACTTGAGACGTGGCGCGACATCAAGAAGTCGCCCGTGGCCGCGGCCGATAACAGGGCGATCGCCAAGCCAGTGTTCGAGGGCACGCTGACGTGGGCCCGCGACGAGCAGGGCAAGGCAGTGCCGGTTCAGAGCCTGATCGACGCGGCGGCCGGCCTGACCTCCGAGCAGAAGGCGCAGCGCCTGCTGCGCAATGGCCACCTCGATGAGCGCATGCTGAAGGCCTGGCAGGGCATGCCGCTGGAGTCCTATGAAAAGGCGGTGGGCACGCGCTTCGAGTCGCGCATGCTGCAGCCGGGGGTGGTCTGGAGCGATGCCGAACTGCGCTCCATGTTCAACCTCAACGATGGCCAGGTGGAGCTCTACCGCGAGTTCCGCAATGCCACCGACCGCAGCCTGGACACGATGGCGCGAGCCGACATGCTGCGCTTCGCCGGCGACGACGCCAAAGGGCTGCGCGGTATCGTGATGGACGCGCCGGATGCGCAGACGGCGGCCGTGCTGATTCGCGATCACCTGGTGCAACTGGCGGGAGACCAGCCCGACCGCGCGACCCTGCTGCTGAACACCGCCAACGGCATCATCGACCGCGCCGACAAAGTGCGCGACCTGCAGGCCCGCGGCTATGCGCCGCTATCGCGGTTCGGGCGATTCACTGTCGATGCAGTGAATGCTGCTGGCGAGCGCCAGTATTTCGGTCTGTTCGAGACGGCGCGCGAGGCCAACACGATGGCCGCGCGCATGCGTGAAGAGTTCGGCGAGACAGGCGTTAGCCAGGGCACGCTGTCGGAGGAGGCCTTCAAGATGTTCGCGGGCGTGACGCCGGAGACGCTGGAGCTGTTCGGCAATGCCTTGGGCCTCGATTCCACCGGCGACAGCGCGCAGGACAAGGCCTTTCAGGACTACTTGCGCCTCACGAAGACCAACCGCAGTGCCATGCGCCGGCTGATCCACCGCAAAGGCATCGCAGGCTTCAGCGAGGAGGTGGGCCGCGTGCTGGCGACGTTCGTGTACAGCAACGCGCGACAGACCGCCGCCGGCCTGCACATGGGCGACCTCGGCGAGGCCGTGACCGCGATCCCGAAGGAGCAGGGCGAATTGAAGGACGCCGCGGTGCGCCTGGCCGAGTATGTGAAGAACCCGCAGGAAGAAGCGCAGGCGGTGCGCGGCCTGTTGTTCGCGCAGTATCTGGGCGGCTCGATTGCGTCGGCGCTGGTGAACGCGCTGCAGCCCGTGCAGGTGACGTTCCCCTGGTTGAGCCAGTACGGCGGCGCCAAGGCGGCGGCTGCGCAGATCGGCCGCGCCGCGAAGAATCTGGCCGCTCGCCGCAAGAACTACGAGCCCGACCTCGCGGCGGCGCTCAAGCGCGCCGAGGCCGAGGGCGTAGTGGCGCCGCAGGAGGTGCACCAGCTCATGGCCCAGGCCCGCGGCGCTGGCTCGCTGCGCTCGGGCGACGGCACCCGTGGCGGCGACCTGCGCGCGCTGGGCCAGAACGCGCTATCGCGTGTGTCGCTGGCATGGGGCAAGGTGTTTGGCGCGGCCGAGCAACTGAACCGCCGCATCACCTTCATCGCTGCCTACCGCACCGCGAAAGCGCAGGGCATTGCAGACCCCGCAGGCTTCGCGCGCCAGGCCATCACCGAGACGCAGTTCCTGTACTCGAAGGCCAACAAAATGGAGTGGGGCCGCGGCGCCGTCGGCGGCACGCTGATGACCTTCAAAACCTACTCAGTCGCGTATCTGGAGCTGCTGCACCGCATGTACACGCAGGGCGGGCCCGAGGGAAAACGCGCGGCGCTGCTGGCTCTGGGCATGCTGATGCTGATGGGCGGCGCCGGCGGCCTTCCGTTCGCTGAAGACCTGGAGGATGCGGCCGACGGCCTGGCGCAGATGATGGGCTACAACTTCTCGTCGAAGAAGGCGCGGCAAGAGTTCCTGGAGAGCATGCTGCCGCGCGGCATCGCGCAGTTCATCGACAAGGGCGTGAGCGGCCTGCCTGGCGCGCCGCTCGACGTTTCGGGCCGCCTGGGCATGGGCAACCTGATTCCCGGCACCGGGCTGCTACTGGAGAAGACGAGCCATGCGCGCGACGTATTGGAGATCGCGGGCCCGGCCGGCGACTTCGCCAGCCGCATTCTTTCCGGCGGCCGCAGCGTGCTCACGGGCGACGTGGGAGCCGGTGTCCTGGAAATGTCGCCGGCGGCGGTGCGTAACGCCGCAAAGGGCGCCGACATGGCGGCCACCGGTATGTATCGCGATGCCAAGGGCTACAAGGTGCTCGATACCAACTCGCTGGAGGCGGCGATGAAGGCCATCGGTTTCCAGCCCGGAAGCGTTGCCACCATCCAGGAGGCAAACCGCATCAATCAGGGCGCGAAGGCCTTCTACAACCTTCGCGCTCAGGAGATCCGCGCGCTGTGGGCTCAGGGCATCTTCGAGAGTGACCCGAAGAAGGTGCAGTCCGCGCGCGACCAGGTGGCGACGTGGAACGAGAAGAACCCCGAACAGCCGATGCTGGTGCGAATCCCTGACGTGATGCGGCGCGTGCGCGAGATGCGCAAGACCAAGGACGAACGGATTGCGGACACCGCGCCACAGGCGATGCGCACCCGTCTTCGCGAAGATTCTGCGCGAGCGCGCACAGCGATCGGATTGGAATAG